A stretch of the Xiphias gladius isolate SHS-SW01 ecotype Sanya breed wild chromosome 19, ASM1685928v1, whole genome shotgun sequence genome encodes the following:
- the pcsk5b gene encoding proprotein convertase subtilisin/kexin type 5b isoform X3 — MEPKVEWIQQQVVKRRIKRDYKPSPPLSLSSPAHSSLAQNNIFYNDAKWSSMWYIHCNDDVHNCQSDMNIMGAWKRGYTGKDVVVTILDDGIERNHPDLLQNYDPQASFDVNGNDMDPMPRYDATNENKHGTRCAGEVAASANNSHCIVGIAYNARIGGVRMLDGDVTDMVEAKSLSLQPQHIDIYSASWGPDDDGKTVDGPASLARQAFENGIRMGRKGRGSIFVWASGNGGRSRDHCSCDGYTNSIYTISISSTAESGRKPWYLEECSSTLTTTYSSGENYDRKIITTDLRHRCTDSHTGTSASAPMAAAIIALALEANPLLTWRDVQHIIVKTSRAGHLSAPDWKTNAAGYNVSHLYGFGLMDAEAMVKEAEGWRQVPTQHVCVESADRQIRTIRPEHVVRSVYKATGCTDNLNHHVIYLEHVVVRITITHPRRGDLSINLTSPSGTKSQLLANRLFDHSMEGFKNWEFMTTHCWGEKAAGDWVLEIYDSPSQLRSQKVPGKLKEWSLVLYGTSVHPYSSRNEKPRSTDMLTPTDEEFTEEYNGPCDSECNENGCEGPGPHHCINCLHYFLKFKNNTKMCVSECPSGFFRDDRKRCKKCSSLCETCVGSRSDQCTTCRTGFHLNEGSNTCVANCADGFYLDHDSNICRRCPENCKKCNASNICTECKPGMSLQGNKCQMTCDPGTYYNGHRRTCEHCHRACATCAGTGIEACTKCAEGYILEDWRCVSTCTTGYYLSEQTSDNGQMQRSCKKCDHSCYECLGPGERNCSSCVSGYNLEAGACVVSTICKDANEESWAEGSFCVLVKKNNLCQRKVLQQLCCRTCSQKG, encoded by the exons gtggagTGGATACAGCAGCAGGTGGTGAAGAGGAGGATCAAGAGGGATTATAAACCATCCCCACCCCTTTCTCTGTCAAGCCCCGCCCACAGCAGCCTGGCCCAGAACAACATATTCTATAATGATGCCAAGTGGAGCAGTATGTGGTACATT CACTGTAATGACGACGTCCATAACTGCCAGTCGGACATGAACATCATGGGGGCATGGAAGAGGGGCTACACGGGAAAGGACGTGGTGGTGACCATACTAGATGATGGCATTGAGAGGAACCACCCAGACCTCCTTCAGAACTac GACCCTCAAGCAAGTTTTGATGTCAACGGCAACGACATGGATCCCATGCCTCGATATGATGCAACCAACGAgaacaa ACATGGGACACGGTGTGCGGGTGAAGTTGCTGCATCTGCAAACAACTCCCACTGCATTGTGGGAATTGCCTACAATGCCAGAATAGGAG GTGTTCGAATGCTGGATGGAGATGTAACAGACATGGTGGAGGCCAAGTCTCTGAGCCTTCAGCCGCAGCACATTGACATCTACAGTGCCAGCTGGGGACCTGATGATGACGGAAAGACCGTGGATGGACCAGCGTCTCTGGCCAGGCAGGCTTTCGAGAATGGCATCCGCATG GGGAGGAAAGGCCGGGGCTCCATCTTTGTGTGGGCTTCAGGCAATGGCGGGCGCAGCAGAGACCACTGTTCCTGTGATGGCTACACCAACTCCATCTACACAATCTCCATCTCCAGCACAGCTGAGAGCGGACGGAAGCCCTGGTATCTGGAGGAATGCTCGTCCACACTGACCACCACCTACAGCAGCGGGGAGAACTACGACCGAAAGATT ATCACAACAGACCTGAGACATCGGTGTACAGACAGTCACACAGGgacatcagcctcagctcccATGGCTGCTGCCATTATTGCTCTCGCCCTGGAGGCAAA TCCTCTTCTAACATGGAGAGATGTACAGCACATCATTGTAAAGACCTCTAGAGCTGGACATCTCAGCGCCCCTGACTGGAAGACCAACGCTGCTGGTTACAATG TCAGCCACTTGTACGGCTTTGGTCTGATGGATGCTGAGGCAATGGTGAAGGAGGCAGAGGGCTGGAGGCAAGTCCCTACTCAGCACGTCTGTGTGGAGAGCGCAGACCGACAGATCAG AACAATCCGTCCAGAGCATGTGGTTCGATCGGTGTACAAGGCGACAGGATGCACTGATAACCTCAACCACCATGTGATCTACCTGGAGCATGTGGTCGTACGCATTACAATCACACACCCTCGCCGTGGAGACCTGTCGATCAACCTGACCTCACCCTCAGGGACTAAGTCTCAGCTGCTTGCCAACAG GTTGTTTGATCACTCCATGGAGGGTTTTAAGAACTGGGAGTTTATGACCACCCACTGCTGGGGAGAGAAGGCAGCAGGCGACTGGGTCCTAGAGATCTATGACTCGCCCTCTCAACTCCGCAGCCAGAAAGTACCTG GCAAGCTGAAGGAGTGGTCACTGGTGCTGTACGGCACCTCTGTGCACCCATACTCATCGCGCAATGAAAAGCCTCGCTCCACAGACATGCTGACGCCCACTGATGAGGAGTTCACAGAGGAGTACAATG GCCCCTGTGACTCTGAATGCAATGAGAATGGCTGTGAGGGTCCTGGACCCCATCACTGCATTAACTGCCTCCACTACTTCCTCAAGTTCAAGAACAACACCAA gatgtgtgtgtcagagtgccCCAGTGGCTTTTTCCGTGATGATAGGAAGCGCTGCAAGAAGTGCTCCTCGTTGTGTGAGACCTGTGTTGGTAGCCGTAGCGACCAGTGCACCACATGCAGGACTGGTTTCCACCTCAACGAAGGCTCCAACACTTGTGTTGCCAACTGTGCTGACGGCTTCTACCTCGACCATG ATTCCAACATTTGCAGGAGATGTCCAGAGAACTGTAAGAAGTGCAACGCCTCCAATATCTGCACAGAATGTAAACCTGGGATGAG TCTTCAGGGAAACAAGTGTCAGATGACCTGTGACCCAGGGACTTATTACAACGGCCACAGAAGGACCTGTGAGCACTGCCATCGGGCCTGTGCCACCTGCGCAG GCACAGGTATAGAGGCATGCACTAAGTGTGCAGAGGGCTACATACTTGAGGACTGGCGGTGTGTGTCAACATGCACCACTGGCTACTACCTGTCAGAGCAGACCTCAGACAACGGCCAGATGCAGAGGTCCTGTAAGAA